Genomic segment of Candidatus Equadaptatus faecalis:
TTCTGACTGGTGCATTTCGCGTCAGAGGACGTGGGGCGTTCCAATTCCGGCATTTTACTGCGAAGACTGCGGAGAAGTAATACTTACCGGCGACCGTATCCGCAGAGTAGCGGAAAAGGTGCGCGAGCACGGTTCAAACTGCTGGTGGGAAATGTCAAACGAAGAACTCGTCGGCGATCTTGCGGTATGCCCGAAATGCGGCGGCAAGCATCTGAAAAAAGAAACAGACATACTTGACGTATGGTTCGATTCAGGCACGAGCCACTCGGCGGTTCTTGACAACTGGAGCGACCTCTCATGGCCTGCAGACCTCTATCTTGAAGGCAGCGATCAGCACAGAGGCTGGTTCCAGACGTCGCTCCTGAACAGCGTCGCAATCCGCGGCAGAGCACCGTACGGTACGGTGCTTACGCACGGCTTCATCATGGCGGGCGACGGCAGAAAAATGTCAAAATCACTCGGCAACGTCATGACGCCGGAGAAAATATCCGACAAATACGGTGCAGACATACTTCGCCTGTGGGTTGCTTCATCAGACTACAGAAGCGACGTGCGCATCTCTGAAGAAATATTCAAAACGCTCACGGAAGAATACCGCCGAATCAGAAACACGGCACGATTCCTGCTCGGCAACCTTAATGGCTTTGACCCGGCGAAGAACATGGTTCCAAACGAGCAGCTCAGCGACTTTGACAAATACATACTGCTCAAGCTTGACAGACTGCGCGACCGCGTGACGAAAGGCTTTGACGCGTACGAATTCCATCAGCCGATGACGCTCATCCACCAGTTCTGCGATCAGGAAATGAGCGCACTCTACATAGACATCAACAAAGACGGACTCTACACCGATTCTGAAAATTCGGCGGCGCGCCGCTCGATACAGACCACAATGTGGAAGGTTCTCAAAGCGGTTACGGTTATGATGTCCAACGTTCTCTCCTTCACTGCGGAAGAAATCTGGCAGTGCATGAGAGAAAAAGACGCGTCTCTGCCGAAGAGCGTGTTCCTTGCAGACTGTCCGTCTGCAGACACCTGCGGCATAGAACCTGAGCTTGAACCGCTTTGGGACAAAATCCTTGACGCTCGTCAGGCGGTGCTCCGCGGACTTGAAAGCGCACGCGCGAACAACGTGATCGGACATCCTCTCGATGCAGACGTGACGATTGCTTTCGGTGAAAAATTCGCGGATCTTGCCGGCAGACTTACGGACGAACAGTGGCGCACGCTCCTGATAGTTTCAAACTGCAAAACGGCGGCTGAAATCAGCGGTGATGCATACGAAGACGAAGCAACAGGCATCAAAATCTCGGTTGGCAAATGCGAATTTGAAAAATGCCCGCGCTGCTGGCAGAGAAGGGCAGAGGTCGCCGAAAACGGAATATGCGACCGCTGCAAAGAAGTTCTTGGAAGATAACAGGGAGTTAAACAATATTGAAATTGGGGAGATTTGCGCTCCCCAATTTTTATCTGACAGTCCGGCGGAAAACGGTTCCGATCTGCAACAGTTTGCCGTTGACGAAACGCTTGACGGTCACAGACTTGATTATGCCGTGTCCCGTCTGCTCGGCATCTCCCGCGCCTTTTCCGCAAAGCTTATAAAAGAAGGTTCTGCTGCCCTTATTCCTGAAAGACGTGTCAAACCGTCGCTTAAAATCGCCTTTGGCGACAAAATCAACGTACAGGTGCCGCCTGTTGAAACACTTGACCTTGAACCTGAAGACGTTCCGTTTGAGGTTGTCTATTCCGACGAAGACGTAATTGTAATCAACAAACCGGCAGGGCTTGTCGTCCACCCGTCACCGGGACACTGGACAGGTACGCTCGTTCACGGGCTGCTCTACCGTTTCCCTGATATGGGTTCGCTTAACGGCGTACAGCGCCCCGGGATAGTGCACAGACTTGACTCCACGACCTCAGGACTTATGGTCGTTGCGCGCAACGGGCTTGCACAGGAAGGATTGTTTCGCGATTTCAAAGCGCGCCGCGTTGAAAAAGAATACCTTGCGCTCTGCAACGGAACGCTGCCGTCTCCCGAAGGCGAAATACGCTATCCGATAGGCAGGGATCCGTACAACAGACTGCGTCAGGCTGTGCTTGCCGACGGGCGCGACGCATGGACGGATTACAAAACGCTGTGGAGCAGAAACGGCTTTTCACTTGTCGTATGCCGTCTGCACACTGGCAGAACGCACCAGATACGCGTTCATCTGAAAGCTCTCAAATGCCCTCTCGTCGGTGACAGACTCTATGACCCGTCGCGTCAGTCCCCGTTCGGCGCGGAAAGGGTATTTCTTCATTCCTGGAAGCTCTGTTTCTCACACCCGCGAAGCGGCGAAAAAATGAGCTTCCGTGCGCCGCTTCCCTCAGAACTCAGCGAATATTTGAAACAGGTGAAATAATGCAGATATGTCATCTTGAAGAAATAGAAAAATACGGCGGTGTTTCCGCATTCTTCGTTTCGGACGGCAAATGCCTGTGGAAAGACGCGGAACGCAGCGCGGAAAACTGGAAAGAGCTTGCAGAACAGCTCGGCGTAAGCACGTCCGCCATAATCAGACCGTCGCAGACGCACACCTCTGCTGTCCGCTTTGTCACAAAACAAAACGGCGGGGAAGGCGTTGTAAAACAGGAAACGGAAAGCGGCTTCGACGGCGTCGCTGCGAACGAAAAAAGACTTCTGCTCTGCACGCTTGAAGCCGACTGCGTACCCGTTTATCTTTACGACACGGCGCAGAAAGCGGCGGCAATGGTTCACAGCGGCTGGAAAGGCACTGCCGGAAAAATATCTGAAAACGCGGTAAAAGTGATGGCGGAAAAATTCGGCACGAAAGCCGAAAATTTAATTGCCGCGACCGGTCCGTGCATCTGCCCTGACTGTTACGAAGTAAGCGCTGACCTGCTGCCGCGTTTTGAAGAAAGATTCAGCAGAAAAGAAACGGCAAAAATATTCACGCCGAAAGAACACGGA
This window contains:
- the ileS gene encoding isoleucine--tRNA ligase, which translates into the protein MAQDYKETLLLPQTEFPMRANLAQREPGFLKFWQDMDLYGELKKKNSGKPSFILHDGPPYANASIHIGTATNKILKDFIVKYKWLSGYFTPYVPGFDTHGLPTELKVLKEDGVDRDTLTPIELRKRCEAYARKFIDVQSGQFQRLGVIGDWAHPYMTLLPAYEATELEGLAEMADKGYIYKGNKPIYWCMDCQTALAAAEIEYGDEVSPSIYVAYKYQDADKVFPELAGKDVNIIIWTTTPWTLPASRAVALHAHYEYGFYEAAGKIFVFATELKDEVSKATGLEFGEPIIVCEGQKLENTKATHPFYDLELSVVLAPYVTLDTGTGCVHTAPGHGADDYETGIRYGIDVFNSVDDKGCFVKDLPFVGGMPIHDGEKIIFQMLEESGRLLGRLKIKHSYPHCWRCKKPVIFRATPQWFISVSKFKDEALKAIDSVKWVPDWGKDRITNMVRDRSDWCISRQRTWGVPIPAFYCEDCGEVILTGDRIRRVAEKVREHGSNCWWEMSNEELVGDLAVCPKCGGKHLKKETDILDVWFDSGTSHSAVLDNWSDLSWPADLYLEGSDQHRGWFQTSLLNSVAIRGRAPYGTVLTHGFIMAGDGRKMSKSLGNVMTPEKISDKYGADILRLWVASSDYRSDVRISEEIFKTLTEEYRRIRNTARFLLGNLNGFDPAKNMVPNEQLSDFDKYILLKLDRLRDRVTKGFDAYEFHQPMTLIHQFCDQEMSALYIDINKDGLYTDSENSAARRSIQTTMWKVLKAVTVMMSNVLSFTAEEIWQCMREKDASLPKSVFLADCPSADTCGIEPELEPLWDKILDARQAVLRGLESARANNVIGHPLDADVTIAFGEKFADLAGRLTDEQWRTLLIVSNCKTAAEISGDAYEDEATGIKISVGKCEFEKCPRCWQRRAEVAENGICDRCKEVLGR
- a CDS encoding RluA family pseudouridine synthase, with the translated sequence MCAPQFLSDSPAENGSDLQQFAVDETLDGHRLDYAVSRLLGISRAFSAKLIKEGSAALIPERRVKPSLKIAFGDKINVQVPPVETLDLEPEDVPFEVVYSDEDVIVINKPAGLVVHPSPGHWTGTLVHGLLYRFPDMGSLNGVQRPGIVHRLDSTTSGLMVVARNGLAQEGLFRDFKARRVEKEYLALCNGTLPSPEGEIRYPIGRDPYNRLRQAVLADGRDAWTDYKTLWSRNGFSLVVCRLHTGRTHQIRVHLKALKCPLVGDRLYDPSRQSPFGAERVFLHSWKLCFSHPRSGEKMSFRAPLPSELSEYLKQVK
- the pgeF gene encoding peptidoglycan editing factor PgeF; this encodes MQICHLEEIEKYGGVSAFFVSDGKCLWKDAERSAENWKELAEQLGVSTSAIIRPSQTHTSAVRFVTKQNGGEGVVKQETESGFDGVAANEKRLLLCTLEADCVPVYLYDTAQKAAAMVHSGWKGTAGKISENAVKVMAEKFGTKAENLIAATGPCICPDCYEVSADLLPRFEERFSRKETAKIFTPKEHGKYLLNLPLAIRLTLEKLGVKPENISHSEICTFHSGVCPSFRKGCAEERILTGIMLL